A DNA window from Salvia splendens isolate huo1 unplaced genomic scaffold, SspV2 ctg1120, whole genome shotgun sequence contains the following coding sequences:
- the LOC121788690 gene encoding probable arabinosyltransferase ARAD1 — MNLRPKLRSPPSPPAAFPPTTTKSTPPKMPRKSLLRPTLVLSSLLSLLAFYSFVLHTPPNYTTATSIDNRNALPLQRFSKVRIYMYDLPRRFTYGVIESYAAARGGEPVADGALLKYPGNQHSAEWYLFSDLNRPSEERIDSAVTRVMDPEEADLFYVPFFSSLSLVANPVRSAAANATAAPDKTVYSDEQTQEALMDWLEEQIYWKRNNGWDHVFICQDPNALYKVIDRVKNGVLLVSDFGRLARNQASLVKDVILPYSHRINTFKGDAGLENRNSLLFFMGNRFRKDGGKIRDLLFQLLENEEGVIIKHGAQSRESRRAATQGMHTSKFCLHPAGDTPSACRLFDAIVSLCVPVIVSDYIELPFEDVIDYRKIAIFVDSTTATKPGHLAKLLRKVRPERILKFQKELLKVKRYFEYEDPNGTVKEIWRQVSQKLPLIKLMSNRDQRIVLRDLTEPDCSCIYSNLTGVRTTL; from the exons ATGAATCTCCGCCCCAAACTCAGATCGCCGCCTTCTCCGCCCGCTGCCTTTCCGCCGACCACCACTAAATCCACTCCGCCGAAAATGCCCCGCAAATCTCTCCTCCGACCGACGCTCGTCCTCTCCTCCCTCCTCTCCCTCCTCGCCTTCTACTCCTTCGTCCTCCACACTCCTCCCAACTACACAACCGCCACTTCAATCGACAATCGCAATGCCCTCCCGCTCCAGCGCTTTTCAAAGGTGAGGATTTATATGTACGATTTGCCAAGGAGGTTTACGTACGGCGTGATCGAGAGCTACGCAGCTGCGCGCGGCGGGGAGCCTGTAGCCGATGGCGCGCTGCTGAAATACCCTGGGAATCAGCACTCCGCCGAGTGGTACCTTTTTTCCGATCTGAACCGTCCGAGTGAAGAGCGGATTGACTCGGCTGTGACTCGCGTGATGGACCCCGAGGAAGCTGACCTCTTCTATGTCCCCTTCTTCTCTTCGCTGAGTCTCGTCGCTAATCCCGTCCGATCAGCCGCTGCGAACGCCACCGCCGCTCCTGATAAGACTGTCTATAGCGATGAGCAAACTCAG GAAGCTTTGATGGATTGGTTGGAGGAACAAATATACtggaaaagaaataatgggTGGGATCATGTGTTCATATGTCAGGATCCCAATGCTCTGTATAAGGTCATCGATAGAGTGAAAAATGGGGTGTTATTAGTTTCAGATTTTGGGAGATTGGCTCGCAATCAAGCATCTTTGGTCAAAGATGTGATTCTTCCCTATTCACATAGGATTAATACATTCAAAGGGGATGCCGGGCTGGAGAACCGCAACTCTCTGCTATTCTTTATGGGGAATCGCTTTCGAAAAGAT GGTGGGAAGATTCGAGATTTGCTTTTCCAACTGCTTGAGAATGAAGAGGGAGTTATAATCAAACATGGGGCACAGTCAAGGGAGAGTCGTCGTGCAGCAACGCAAGGAATGCATACATCTAAGTTTTGTTTGCATCCAGCTGGTGATACTCCATCAGCTTGCCGACTATTTGATGCCATTGTAAGTTTATGCGTTCCTGTTATTGTCAGCGATTACATTGAGCTGCCTTTTGAAGATGTGATAGACTATAGAAAGATTGCAATTTTCGTTGATTCCACCACTGCAACTAAACCTGGACACTTGGCCAAGTTGCTGAGAAAAGTCAGGCCGGAGAGGATTTTGAAGTTCCAAAAGGAGTTGCTAAAG GTAAAGAGGTACTTCGAGTATGAAGATCCAAATGGGACTGTGAAAGAAATCTGGCGGCAGGTTTCTCAAAAGCTGCCTCTTATAAAACTTATGAGTAACCGTGACCAAAGGATTGTGCTGCGTGATCTGACTGAGCCTGACTGTTCGTGTATCTACTCAAACCTGACTGGTGTACGCACAACTCTATGA
- the LOC121788692 gene encoding glycine cleavage system H protein 2, mitochondrial-like — protein MASKSWATRLASYLKISAQNRGFATVRDDLKYGSSHEWVKVEGNCVTIGISDHALHHLGNVIFVQLPDEGAQLKQGTSFATVESMKSTSDVNSPISGRVVEVNTELTGSPGLMNASPYEKGWIVKVEIANGEEVKTLMDPEHYSKFCEEEEEEEDANH, from the exons ATGGCTTCGAAATCGTGGGCGACAAGGCTCGCTTCATACCTTAAAATCTCCGCTCAAAATAGAGGCTTTGCCACTG TGAGGGATGATCTAAAGTATGGCTCATCTCATGAATGGGTGAAAGTTGAAGGTAATTGTGTTACTATAGGCATTAGTGATCATGCCCTACACCATTTGGGCAATGTCATATTTGTCCAACTGCCCGACGAGGGAGCTCAACTAAAACAGGGAACGAGTTTTGCTACCGTTGAAAGCATGAAATCAACGAGCGATGTCAACTCTCCCATCTCGGGTAGAGTGGTTGAGGTCAACACAGAGCTCACCGGCTCTCCTGGATTG ATGAACGCGAGCCCTTATGAGAAGGGATGGATCGTGAAGGTAGAGATAGCCAACGGTGAAGAAGTGAAAACCTTGATGGACCCTGAACACTACTCCAAGTtctgtgaagaagaagaagaagaagaagatgctaACCATTGA
- the LOC121788695 gene encoding protein NARROW LEAF 1-like has translation MDSSAHNSGSSELGLDLEREYDINLNLPGSSPPPLQSFAAAGSESNAAYFSWPAFRISDAAEDRAHYFGNLQKGVLPEIHGGRPTGLQATTLLELMTIRAFHSKLLRRFSLGTAIGLRIRRGSLTDIPAILVFVGRKLHREWLNPAQCLPTALEGPGGVWCEVDVVEFSYYGAPAATPKEQFYTELVDGFGGSDPCIGSGSQVASQETYGTLGAIVRSRTGNRPVGFLTNRHVAVDLEFPSQKMFHPLPPSLGPGVYLGAVERATSFISDDRWYGTFAGTNPETFVRADGAFIPFAEDFNMRNVTTFVKGIGEIGEVNKIDLQSRVESLVGRQVVKVGRSSGLTSGTIMAYSLEYNDEKGMCFFTDFLVVGEDQQTFDLEGDSGSLILLTGTNGDKPRPVGIIWGGTANRGRLKLKVGQPRENWTSGVDLGRLLDLLELDLITCARDLEAALQEQRCASGARDSTSWPIEWGATKDKSEDNYDVHALSIPQASSDDDSTPLFRNDEFHIESRLEAAPVVEHQFITRFSGESLVNQEERESENAQEICVSLQLGEPECKKRKLYDSPNSN, from the exons ATGGATTCAAGTGCACACAACTCTGGTTCCTCAGAATTGGGTTTGGATTTGGAGAGGGAGTATGACATCAATCTCAATCTCCCCGGTTCAAGTCCACCGCCATTGCAGAGCTTCGCTGCAGCAGGCTCCGAGAGCAATGCTGCTTACTTCTCGTGGCCGGCCTTCAGGATAAGTGATGCAGCAGAGGATAGAGCACATTACTTTGGCAATCTTCAAAAGGGAGTTTTGCCTGAGATCCACGGTGGGCGCCCCACCGGGTTGCAGGCCACTACCTTGCTCGAGCTGATGACTATTAGGGCGTTTCACAGCAAGCTTCTGAGGCGGTTTAGCCTCGGTACAGCCATTGGGCTTCGTATCCGGAGGGGCTCTTTGACTGATATACCAGCTATACTTGTCTTTGTTGGTAGAAAACTTCATAGGGAATGGCTCAACCCTGCTCAATGCCTACCTACAGCTCTTGAG GGACCTGGAGGTGTTTGGTGTGAAGTTGATGTGGTCGAATTCTCATACTACGGAGCGCCTGCAGCTACTCCGAAAGAGCAATTCTACACCGAGCTAGTAGATGGATTTGGTGGGAGTGATCCATGCATTGGATCTGGTTCTCAG GTTGCTAGCCAAGAAACTTATGGAACATTAGGTGCAATTGTTAGAAGCAGAACAGGAAATAGGCCGGTTGGTTTCCTCACAAATAGGCATGTAGCTGTGGATCTTGAATTCCCAAGTCAAAAGATGTTCCATCCATTGCCACCAAGCCTCGGACCGGGTGTCTATCTAGGCGCAGTCGAGAGAGCCACTTCCTTCATCAGCGATGATCGTTGGTATGGCACTTTTGCAGGAACAAATCCAG AGACATTTGTACGTGCTGACGGCGCCTTCATCCCTTTCGCGGAGGACTTCAACATGAGGAACGTCACAACGTTCGTGAAAGGCATAGGCGAGATTGGCGAAGTCAACAAAATCGACTTGCAGTCTCGCGTGGAGAGCCTCGTTGGGAGGCAAGTTGTGAAAGTTGGGAGGAGTTCGGGTTTGACAAGTGGGACTATAATGGCCTATTCTCTCGAATACAACGACGAAAAGGGCATGTGCTTCTTCACCGATTTTCTCGTTGTTGGAGAGGATCAGCAAACCTTTGATCTCGAAGGTGACAGTGGCAGCCTTATACTGCTAACCGGCACCAATGGTGACAAGCCCCGCCCCGTTGGGATCATCTGGGGCGGGACAGCCAACCGGGGTCGTTTGAAGTTGAAAGTAGGCCAGCCTCGGGAGAACTGGACCAGCGGAGTTGATCTAGGCCGCCTCCTTGATCTCCTTGAACTTGATCTCATCACTTGTGCACGCGACCTTGAAGCTGCGTTGCAGGAGCAGAGGTGTGCATCGGGTGCACGGGACTCAACTTCTTGGCCTATAGAGTGGGGCGCGACCAAGGACAAGTCGGAAGACAACTATGATGTCCATGCTCTAAGCATTCCTCAGGCTTCTAGTGATGATGATTCGACGCCATTGTTTAGGAACGACGAGTTTCACATCGAGAGTCGCCTTGAGGCAGCTCCGGTGGTCGAGCATCAGTTCATCACGAGGTTCTCGGGCGAATCTCTGGTGAACCAAGAGGAGAGGGAGAGTGAAAATGCACAAGAAATATGTGTTTCTTTGCAGTTAGGTGAACCAGAATGTAAGAAAAGAAAGCTGTACGATTCGCCTAACTCAAACTAG